GGTGTGGACAGGCACCGCGCGTACGCCGACTTTTTTTCATGGCATTGAACGCGAACGCACCTTTGAAAACGCGTTTCTTGAATACGGCTCCATGTTGGCGATGACCCAGCCCACCGGGCGCCGCGTTTACTTTTTGACGGACCCGATCGAAGACAATCCCAATCACTCCTGGGAAGATTACAAACTCAATTACGAAGCGACCTTCACCGCGCAGTTGTTGCATCCGGCGGTTGACCACTACGAAGTGATGCCGTGGCCTAACCGTATTTTCTTTGGCAAATATCAGGTCGGCGGCAGCAGCGAACGCCAACCCATCCCGCCTGATTATGCAACGGAGATTCAAGTTCTCATCAATGCGCTCAATGATATGCCCAAATCGGACAACCGCGTCACGGGCGCGAAGGGCATCGGCGTCTTATTGTCAGATTCAATGATGTTCCAGCGTTTCCCGACGTTTAAAGACTATCAAGACCCGCGTCTTTCTAATTTGTACGGCATGGCGTTGCCGCTGGTGAAGCGCGGCGTCCCCGTGCAACTGGTGCAGATGGAAAACCTCTTGCAGCCGGATGTGTTGAAAGACGTTCGCGTGTTGGTGATGAGTTACGCCAACATGAAGCCGCTCAGCCCTTCGTATCATCAAGCGTTGGCGCAGTGGGTGCAACAGGGCGGAATGCTGCTCTTCGCGGGGCGCGACGACGACCCCTATCAAACCGTGCGCGAATGGTGGAACCAGGACGGCGCTGAATTTGCCGCTCCCAGCGTTCACCTGTTCCAGCAAATGGGCGTCATTCAGCCCAACGCCGAAGGCCGTTACCCCGTCGGCAAAGGCACGCTGTCGATCATACGCCAGAACCCCAAAGAATTTGCGATGGCGAAAGACGGCGGCGAACGCATGGTGAGCGAAGTTCAGCGATTGTATGGAACGCCGATTCTTCAAAAGAATTATCTCGCGTTGCGGCGAGGGCCGTATTTTATTGTTTCGGTGATGCAGGAAAGCGTTAGTAATGAGCCGTTTCTCGTTCAAGGCCCCGTCATTGATTTGTATGATCCGCAGTTGCCTGTATTGTTAGACAAAGAACTCAAGCCAGGCCAGCGGGGACTGTTTTATCAACTGGTTCTCGCGCCGGATGCGCCCTGCGTGTTGGCTGCCGCCTCGCGCGCGTATCAGGAAACCAAGACGGATGCGGGCTATTCATTCGTGATGAAAGGCCCGTTAAATATCAACGGCGTTGCTCGCGTATTGTTGCCTTCGCAGCCGAAATCCATCAACGCAAACGTAAACGGCGAAGCGGTCGATCTCAAATATGAATGGAATGCTCCGACGAAAACCTTGCTGTTACGCTATGCGAATTCGCCGGAGGGCGTATCGTTTGAAATCAAATATTAGTGCAAGAAACTTCATGCGGAATTTGGGAGAGTAAGACAATGCTTCGAAACGTATTTCTTCTGACGGGTATTTATTTAACTTTAGCTGCAGCGTCCGTTAGGTCGGAAGCCGCGTTTCAGGCGGTCCCGTTCGACCAGGTAGAAATCGACGATGCCTTCTGGACGCCGCGCCTGCAAGCGAATCATGACTCGACCGTTCCCCATGTGTTGGACTGGTGCGAACGCACCGGACGCATCAGTAATTTCGCTAAAGCGGCGGGGCTGGAAGACGGCGAGTTTGAGGGCATCTATTTCAACGATTCGGATGTGTATAAAGCCATCGAAGGCGCCGCACATGCGCTGGCCTTAAAGCCTGACCCGCAACTTGAAGCGCGTGTTGACAAAATGATTGATACCATCGCCTCCGCGCAGCAGGACGACGGCTATTTGAATTCGTATTACATCCTGGTTGAGCCGGATCTTAAATGGACCAACCTGCGCGACAAGCATGAACTCTATTGCGCCGGACATTTGATCGAAGCCGGAGTTGCGTATTATCAAGCAACCCAAAAACGCAAACTGTTAGACGTCGCCATTCGATTCACTGACTTGATTGATTCAATCTTCGGCCCCGACCAGCGACGCGACGTGCCCGGACACGAAGAAATTGAACTTGCGCTGGTGAAGTTATATAAACTGACTGGCGAGCAGCGCTACCTCGACCTCGCTGAATTTTTTGTCGAAGAACGTGGTCATACCGAAGGCCGGGAACCGCAGGAGTATTACGCCCAAGACCATCTGCCTGTGCGCGAGCAAAGCGAAGTCAACGGACATGCGGTGCGGGCGATGTACTTGTTCTGCGGCGTGGCTGACCTTGCTGCGATCAAGGGCGACCAAGGCTATTACGGCGCCATGCAGCGTATATGGGACGATCTCGCCCTACGCAAAATGTACGTCACCGGCGGCATCGGCGTGACCGGACACGGCGAGGGCTTTTCCAGCGGTTACGATCTACCTAACGAGCGTTCCTATTCTGAAACCTGCGCTTCTATCGCGCTGGCGATGTACAACGAGCGCCTCACCCAACTTCACGCCGATTCTCGCTTCGCTGACTTATGGGAGCGCGTCGTCTATAACGGCGTCCTGGCGGGTGTCTCGCTAGACGGCAGCCTGTTTAACTACCGTAATCCTATGTCAACTTACGGCGCGAATGGTTATCACCCCGGCGGCGTCAATGCAGACCCCAACCATAAGCACCATCGACAGGACTGGTACGCCTG
This Candidatus Hinthialibacter antarcticus DNA region includes the following protein-coding sequences:
- a CDS encoding glycoside hydrolase family 127 protein, with the protein product MLRNVFLLTGIYLTLAAASVRSEAAFQAVPFDQVEIDDAFWTPRLQANHDSTVPHVLDWCERTGRISNFAKAAGLEDGEFEGIYFNDSDVYKAIEGAAHALALKPDPQLEARVDKMIDTIASAQQDDGYLNSYYILVEPDLKWTNLRDKHELYCAGHLIEAGVAYYQATQKRKLLDVAIRFTDLIDSIFGPDQRRDVPGHEEIELALVKLYKLTGEQRYLDLAEFFVEERGHTEGREPQEYYAQDHLPVREQSEVNGHAVRAMYLFCGVADLAAIKGDQGYYGAMQRIWDDLALRKMYVTGGIGVTGHGEGFSSGYDLPNERSYSETCASIALAMYNERLTQLHADSRFADLWERVVYNGVLAGVSLDGSLFNYRNPMSTYGANGYHPGGVNADPNHKHHRQDWYACACCPPNVARFIPQIGGAIYGVGRDGVYINQYIGSRTQVDVNGQTVALSITSEMPWQGAMTLAVDPERTAEFSVSIRLPEWCDAPEIKVNRSHVSYNEHNGYAKIHRTWKRGDKVEVLMPMAVRRIQAHPFVASNTGRVALQRGPMIYCLEEMDNEVGVHHLSLPRHAQVAAEFRPNLLGGVTVLKGSAQFRTLDGWSEHLYRPAREYDDATFVAVPYYSWDNRVSGAMTVWLPEHPALAPSMTIASESKTSSSHLQGDNILSALNDQIEPKASNDTSVPRFTWWDHKGTLEWAQFDFADTEIVSSIEVYWFDDSGEGGCRVPAFWRLYYRDGDEWVPAPFVSDYGTELNRFNRVDFGPVETDALRIEAQLQPKSSAGVLEWRVWARGDE